Proteins encoded by one window of Dioscorea cayenensis subsp. rotundata cultivar TDr96_F1 chromosome 6, TDr96_F1_v2_PseudoChromosome.rev07_lg8_w22 25.fasta, whole genome shotgun sequence:
- the LOC120264015 gene encoding dynein light chain 1, cytoplasmic has translation MRDNMDTASEELERRSKYLSSLIQKTKIKSDGVEEEKREKDGKDNHQPEQQQQQQQQKQPVRVRAADMAPALQRRAFRCAREVLASMPKLDSKRLALALKKEFDTSYGPAWHCIVGTSFGSYVTHSLGGFLYFSIDKVYILLFRTAVEPLDH, from the exons ATGAGAGACAACATGGATACGGCGTCGGAGGAGCTCGAGCGGCGAAGCAAGTACCTCAGCTCGCTGATCCAGAAGACTAAGATCAAGTCTGATGGTGTtgaggaggagaagagagagaaggatGGGAAGGATAACCACCAGCCggaacagcagcagcagcagcagcagcagaagcAGCCCGTACGGGTCAGAGCCGCCGATATGGCCCCGGCTTTGCAGCGCCGCGCCTTCCGGTGCGCACGGGAAGTCCTTGCCTCCATGCCCAAGCTTGATAGCAAGCGCCTTGCCCTTGCCCTCAAGAAA GAATTTGATACATCATACGGTCCAGCGTGGCATTGCATCGTCGGGACAAGCTTTGGCTCCTATGTTACCCATTCATTGGGAGGTTTCTTATACTTCTCCATTGATAAGGTCTATATCCTTCTCTTCAGGACAGCTGTCGAACCATTAGATCATTAA
- the LOC120263633 gene encoding non-specific lipid transfer protein GPI-anchored 8-like: MASSKLFMNGVTMLVLFSTFACKSHGVELKDIMKCLERLTPCRPFLKSPRLPRTCCDPLKKVLIDDPTCVCAVYNNDSILKSFNMTKAQAYQLPIKCGMPPPDPNRCKTVNGTGASEIVVKFKEKHNEGNVVVFNFMGVAVHFVTFLT; this comes from the exons ATGGCATCATCAAAGCTCTTCATGAATGGTGTCACAATGCTAGTCTTGTTCTCAACCTTTGCATGCAAAAGCCATGGTGTAGAGCTTAAGGACATAATGAAGTGTTTGGAGAGGTTAACACCATGCCGACCATTCTTGAAATCACCACGATTACCTCGTACTTGTTGTGATCCTCTCAAGAAAGTCCTCATCGATGATCCGACCTGTGTTTGCGCTGTTTATAACAACGATTCGATTCTTAAGAGCTTCAATATGACAAAAGCACAAGCTTATCAACTTCCGATTAAATGCGGCATGCCACCTCCTGATCCCAATAGATGCAAGACTGTTAATG GGACAGGGGCAAGTGAAATTGTGGTTAAGTTTAAGGAGAAGCACAATGAAGGCAATGTGGTTGTCTTCAATTTTATGGGGGTTGCTGTG CATTTTGTTACATTCCTCACCTGA
- the LOC120263872 gene encoding transcription factor MYB20-like, producing the protein MGRKPCCDKVGIKKGPWTAEEDKKLMNFIFTNGHCSWRSLPKLAGLLRCGKSCRLRWINYLRPDVKRGVLSDSEEKLVIDLHAQLGNRWSKIASHLPGRTDNEIKNHWNTHIKKKLEKMGIDPQTHKPIISDSAIEKINEDHDDNLKASINASSSFSSSSCSSGIIDEINLSCMDYFWEELDDFIGLDFSTFSVDDEHEDYERLSLAHESNVIDHQLWNIV; encoded by the exons ATGGGGAGGAAGCCATGCTGTGACAAAGTGGGGATAAAGAAAGGCCCATGGACAGCAGAAGAAGACAAGAAGCTCATGAACTTCATCTTCACCAATGGCCATTGCTCTTGGAGATCTCTTCCCAAGCTTGCAG GATTGCTGAGATGTGGGAAGAGTTGCAGACTGAGATGGATAAACTATTTAAGGCCTGATGTAAAGAGAGGAGTCCTCTCAGACTCTGAAGAGAAGTTGGTTATTGATCTTCATGCTCAACTTGGCAACAG GTGGTCTAAGATTGCATCACATCTTCCTGGAAGGACTGATAATGAGATAAAGAATCATTGGAACACTCATATCAAGAAGAAGCTTGAGAAGATGGGGATTGATCCTCAAACTCATAAGCCTATAATTAGTGATTCTGCTATTGAGAAGATTAATGAAGATCATGATGACAACTTGAAAGCTTCTATtaatgcttcttcttctttttcttcttcttcttgttcttcagggataaTTGATGAAATTAATCTAAGTTGCATGGATTATTTCTGGGAAGAATTGGATGACTTCATTGGATTAGATTTCAGTACTTTTAGTGTTGATGATGAACATGAAGATTATGAGAGATTAAGCTTGGCTCATGAGAGCAATGTTATTGATCATCAACTTTGGAATATCGTTTAG
- the LOC120263815 gene encoding LOW QUALITY PROTEIN: ABC transporter G family member STR-like (The sequence of the model RefSeq protein was modified relative to this genomic sequence to represent the inferred CDS: deleted 2 bases in 2 codons), with translation MSRSRRLHTKSLESLLDRDHNQAARRRGVEMPEKIVYKHGQGLEFKNLSYSVMKKQKKDGVWITKEVFLLNDISGQALRGHVTAILGPSGAGKSTFLDALAGRIASGSLEGSVSIEGRPVTTNYMKKVSSYVMQDDQLFPMLTVYETFLFAAKVRLPPSVSNSEKTRRVWELIDQLGLQTAVHTYIGDEGRRGVSGGERRRVSIGIDIIHKPSLLFLDEPTSGLDSTSAYSVVEKVKDIAKEGSIVLMTIHQPSYRIQLLLDHITVLARGRLIYMGNPKALPIHLSGFGRPVPDGENNIEYLIDVIKEYDESTIGLEPLVLYQRDGLKPNQIAQTPIPKTPKTPRTPFHKSSTHSLRQLHLNSHQFSNSHSTSYNQDDEDDDDDEFDNSLGRKTQTPMQPRLASYFYKDFSKWLYHGVTRTPQPSLPSWTPARTPLPTPAISIHNNHHHNNPIISPHPPPSQSLQQQPQEFTELDTGPKYANPWFKELIVLSWRTSLNVIRTPELFLSREIVLTVMAIILSTLFHNLHNHHFITINRLLNFYIFTVCLLFFSSNDAVPSFIQERFIFIRETSHNAYRASTYVISSILVYLPFFALQALTFSIITKFMLQLQSSLLFFWIILFSSLITTNGYVMLVSALVPSYITGYAVVIATTALFFLTCGFFLKRSKIPIYWRWLHYISAIKYPFEALLINEFKGDACYAGEYSDLSPGPLGDIKVSELHRSLNTSCALIGEDVLSSMDIQVTSILVDVVILLAWGVLYRFFFYLVLRFYSKNERK, from the exons ATGTCTCGTAGCCGGAGATTGCATACCAAGAGCCTAGAGAGCTTGTTGGACCGTGATCATAACCAGGCAGCGAGACGACGAGGAGTAGAAATGCCGGAGAAGATTGTCTATAAACATGGTCAAGGGCTTGAGTTCAAAAACTTATCTTACAGTGTaatgaaaaagcaaaagaaggATGGTGTTTGGATTACTAAAGAGGTCTTCCTTCTCAATGACATCTCCGGTCAGGCTCTCCGCGGTCATGTCACTGCCATTCTTGGCCCCAGCGGAGCTGGAAAATCAACATTTCTTGATGCTTTGGCCGGCCGGATTGCTAGTGGGAGCCTCGAGGGCTCTGTTAGCATTGAAGGCAGGCCG GTGACAACCAACTACATGAAGAAGGTGTCGTCTTATGTGATGCAAGATGATCAACTCTTCCCCATGTTAACAGTGTATGAGACTTTCTTGTTTGCTGCCAAAGTTCGTCTTCCTCCATCTGTTTCTAATTCTGAGAAAACTAGACGTGTTTGGGAATTGATTGATCAACTCGGCTTACAA ACAGCAGTGCATACATATATAGGGGATGAAGGAAGAAGAGGAGTATCAGGAGGCGAGAGGAGGAGAGTGTCGATAGGGATCGACATCATACATAAACCATCGCTCTTGTTTTTAGATGAGCCAACATCTGGTCTAGACTCCACAAGCGCATATAGTGTTGTCGAGAAGGTGAAAGACATCGCCAAGGAAGGTAGTATTGTCCTCATGACCATTCATCAACCTTCTTATCGAATTCAACTCCTTCTCGACCACATTACCGTCCTCGCAAG AGGGAGACTGATTTATATGGGGAATCCAAAGGCACTCCCTATCCATCTCTCCGGCTTCGGCCGGCCGGTCCCTGATGGTGAAAACAACATCGAATACCTTATCGACGTGATAAAAGAATACGATGAATCCACCATTGGCCTTGAACCCTTAGTTCTCTACCAAAGAGACGGCCTAAAACCTAACCAAATTGCCCAAACTCCCATTCCTAAAACCCCTAAAACCCCAAGAACTCCCTTCCACAAATCCTCAACTCATTCTCTACGCCAACTCCATCTCAACAGCCACCAATTCTCCAACAGTCACTCAACTTCATACAACCAAGACGACgaagatgacgatgatgatgaattCGATAATTCACTAGGAAGAAAAACTCAAACACCAATGCAACCAAGACTAGCTTCCTATTTCTACAAAGACTTCTCCAAATGGCTGTACCATGGCGTCACTAGAACCCCTCAACCCTCTCTTCCTTCATGGACTCCGGCGAGAACCCCACTTCCTACTCCGGCCATCTCCATCCACAACAACCATCACCACAACAACCCAATCATTTCTCCTCATCCACCACCTTCTCAATCTTTACAACAACAACCTCAAGAATTCACTGAACTAGACACCGGTCCAAAATATGCAAAC CCATGGTTCAAAGAGCTCATAGTCCTCTCATGGAGGACATCCCTTAACGTCATTAGAACTCCAGAGCTATTCCTCTCCAGAGAAATAGTCCTAACAGTAATGGCCATCatcctctcaactctcttccACAACCTCCATAACCACCACTTCATCACTATCAACCGTCTCCTAAACTTCTACATCTTCACTGTCTGCCTCCTCTTTTTCTCCTCCAACGACGCCGTCCCGTCCTTCATCCAAGAACGCTTCATCTTCATCAGGGAAACATCTCACAACGCTTACCGAGCCTCAACCTATGTCATCTCCTCCATATTAGTCTACCTTCCCTTCTTCGCCCTCCAAGCTTTAACATTCTCCATTATCACTAAATTCATGCTCCAGCTGCAGAGCAGCCTTCTCTTCTTCTGGATTATACTC TTTTCATCTCTTATCACAACCAACGGATATGTCATGCTTGTGAGTGCCTTAGTACCAAGTTACATCACCGGCTACGCCGTCGTCATCGCCACCACTGCTCTCTTCTTCCTCACCTGTGGATTCTTCTTGAAGAGAAGCAAGATACCTATTTACTGGCGTTGGCTTCACTATATTTCAGCAATAAAATATCCATTTGAAGCATTGTTAATCAATGAGTTCAAAGGTGATGCATGTTATGCAGGAGAGTACAGTGATCTTTCTCCGGGGCCATTGGGAGATATCAAGGTGAGTGAACTTCACCGGAGCTTGAACACTAGTTGTGCTTTGATTGGAGAAGATGTGCTTAGTAGTATGGATATTCAGGTTACAAGCATTTTGGTTGATGTTGTGATATTGCTTGCTTGGGGTGTGCTTTAtaggtttttcttttatcttgtgCTTAGGTTTTATTCCAAGAACGAGAGGAAGTAG
- the LOC120263772 gene encoding uncharacterized protein LOC120263772 encodes MELDFLGISGKDSGVVVKEETRGGRQDSAFLVGSNLVWPFSNKVSTLQQFMAYKAAQEERPKKIVFDQFSSSGYPPMSTMDSQKGMHQLPMHPYQSPNSDSLGVSKHQVSEIRTFPVVSHHSIPVPTSSPFFQIHGAPNGPSLMATSIKQQAFVGGIAEANSAVVGSTVGAFAPRSPVEALIYNSTAYDILWRGSECV; translated from the exons ATGGAGTTGGATTTTTTGGGAATTAGTGGGAAGGATTCTGGGGTTGTGGTCAAGGAGGAGACGAGAGGAGGACGACAGGATTCAG CGTTCCTAGTGGGTTCGAACTTGGTGTGGCCTTTCTCGAACAAAGTCTCTACCTTGCAGCAGTTCATGGCTTACAAGGCTGCCCAGGAGGAGAGGCCAAAAAAGATTGTTTTTGATCAATTCTCCTCGTCAGGTTACCCTCCTATGTCAACCATGGATTCACAG AAAGGCATGCACCAATTGCCCATGCACCCATATCAATCCCCAAATAGTGATTCCTTGGGTGTTTCTAAACACCAAGTGAGTGAAATTCGAACTTTTCCGGTGGTTTCCCATCATTCGATTCCTGTACCAACAAGCAGCCCTTTCTTCCAAATTCATGGTGCCCCAAATGGTCCAAGCCTCATGGCCACCTCAATAAAGCAGCAAGCTTTTGTCGGTGGGATTGCAGAAGCAAACTCCGCCGTTGTTGGATCGACGGTTGGTGCCTTTGCTCCAAG GAGCCCTGTCGAAGCCCTCATCTACAACAGCACAGCTTACGATATTTTATGGAGGGGCAGTGAATGTGTATGA